In the genome of Phycisphaerae bacterium, one region contains:
- a CDS encoding polyprenol monophosphomannose synthase yields MPQPPVSIVVPTYREAQNIPILTRRVFETLRAADIPAELIFVDDHSRDGTETLVTELAAHFPVRLITRFDERGLSSAVVRGFSEAKYDILLCMDADLSHPPEVLPAVIAPIADGRADFCIGSRYTAGGKTKEDWGFLRQLNSQVATLLARPLTAAKDPMAGFFCLTRDTLDRAQAAGLNPIGYKIGLEILIKARCQRVTEVPIEFSDRLHGKSKLTLKQQIEYLQHLGRLYRFRWPYALPLVLFVVLVAALAPILWVYLY; encoded by the coding sequence GTCTTCGAGACGCTGCGCGCCGCCGACATCCCCGCCGAGCTGATCTTCGTCGACGATCACAGCCGCGACGGGACGGAGACGCTGGTCACCGAACTGGCCGCGCACTTCCCCGTTCGGCTCATCACCCGCTTCGACGAACGGGGGCTTTCGTCCGCTGTTGTGCGGGGATTCTCCGAAGCCAAGTACGACATCCTCCTCTGCATGGACGCCGACCTCTCGCACCCGCCGGAAGTCCTGCCCGCCGTTATCGCGCCGATCGCCGACGGCCGCGCCGACTTCTGCATCGGCTCGCGCTACACCGCCGGCGGCAAAACGAAGGAGGACTGGGGCTTCCTTCGCCAACTCAACTCCCAAGTCGCCACGCTCCTGGCGCGACCGCTGACCGCCGCGAAGGACCCGATGGCCGGATTCTTCTGCCTCACGCGCGATACGCTCGATCGCGCCCAGGCCGCCGGTCTCAATCCCATCGGCTACAAGATCGGTCTCGAAATCCTTATTAAGGCCCGGTGCCAGCGCGTAACAGAGGTGCCGATCGAGTTCTCCGACCGGCTGCACGGCAAGAGCAAGCTGACGCTCAAACAGCAGATCGAGTACCTGCAGCACCTCGGCCGTCTCTATCGATTTCGCTGGCCCTATGCGCTGCCCCTGGTGCTGTTCGTCGTTCTGGTGGCGGCTTTGGCGCCAATTCTTTGGGTTTATCTTTATTAA